The following are encoded together in the Lytechinus variegatus isolate NC3 chromosome 19, Lvar_3.0, whole genome shotgun sequence genome:
- the LOC121406214 gene encoding coagulation factor XIII A chain-like gives MMGSGTSLPRSASSIRSTDSQRGKRGAMPTSVTITVTEDQTGLRPNCEWTETYFNNQPASEPYSDDDLETVFDDCLDARSVIDGENGIDLKPSNKSLHASTLHVSIPKIQSLQITGFDTHLNENQKAHRTDEYENENLVIRRGQDFKLTVNLNRKYNPQKENLYLRFAAKSKHPRQANGTLILLSFDGSGENNGWTIKLESSEDGLVTATVNASSGCIVGPYGVTIVVKNKRTGLQREFKQNETIYILFNPWCERDSVYMSDEKDRQEYVLEDFGLIWRGNYRNPHAKMWNFGQFDKDVVDTVLEILHDFVRVEDRGNPVKVTRILPAILNAAGRLPGGVLSGKWDGLYKGGSRPTQWQGSVKILEEYRKHKKPVKYGQCWVFAGLFTTVFRCIGIPARCVTNFFSAHDSDDSMVIDKFVSHDGVDIRGGDSVWIFHVWNEAWMARPDLDPGLHGWQVVDVTPQETSEGIYQCGPAPVEAIKRGLVNQGYETRFIFAEINADRVTWMIVPDKHHRNNPESAGYELVDLEKNAVGKMQCTKAVGSNEIRDVTMEYKHVAGSDGEKEIVANALAKGMQRGFYDQEPPDHDIVIYLDELNDITIGDSFELKAQIANLSDESRKVALIITLHSTLYTGVIGHQIKRKKLELELGPRDNVQQSLSVLVEDYLDKLEEQGLLTIFALLTVKETDKTISKREDIRVKMPDLTVNSEVTGSEVKLTVELTNPLDRGLTNCMFVIEGSKMVKPFSVKQDNIRAKESITRDITFRARNTGLKPILVGFESDQLRDVTGHVLIRVRTLEC, from the exons ATGATGGGTTCGGGCACGAGCTTGCCGAGGTCGGCGTCGAGCATTCGGAGCACAGACAGTCAAAGAGGAAAACGGGGTGCCATGCCAACCTCGGTTACGATCACGGTGACGGAAGACCAGACGGGTCTACGTCCAAACTGTGAATGGACCGAGACATACTTCAACAACCAGCCCGCTAGCGAACCGTACAGCGACGACGACCTGGAGACGGTGTTCGACGACTGTCTCGACGCTCGGTCCGTCATCGATGGGGAGAACGGCATCGATTTGAAACCGTCCAATAAATCACTTCATGCGAGTACTCTTCATGTTTCCATACCGAAGATACAATCTCTTCAAATCACTGGCTTTGACACGCAT CTAAACGAAAACCAAAAGGCACACCGGACggatgaatatgaaaatgagaatcTGGTGATCCGCCGAGGCCAAGACTTCAAACTTACCGTAAACTTGAAcagaaaatataatccacagaAAGAGAACCTGTACTTACGATTCGCGGCAAAAT CAAAACATCCAAGACAAGCCAATGGCACGctcattttgttatcatttgaTGGTTCGGGTGAGAACAACGGTTGGACCATAAAGCTAGAGTCTTCTGAGGATGGGCTTGTCACTGCTACTGTAAATGCGTCTTCAGGATGTATCGTTGGACCTTACGGAGTGACCATCGTTGTAAAGAACAAACGAACAGGTCTCCAACGGGAGTTCAAGCAGAATGAGACAATTTATATACTATTCAATCCCTGGTGTGAACGGGACTCTGTGTACATGAGTGATGAAAAAGACAGACAGGAATATGTCTTAGAAGACTTTGGCCTAATCTGGAGGGGTAATTACAGGAACCCTCATGCGAAGATGTGGAACTTTGGACAATTCGACAAAGACGTGGTGGATACTGTTCTTGAGATCCTGCACGACTTTGTCCGGGTAGAAGATCGCGGGAACCCTGTCAAGGTTACACGTATACTCCCAGCTATACTCAATGCTGCAGGTCGTCTCCCGGGTGGTGTCCTATCCGGGAAATGGGATGGACTCTACAAAGGCGGCTCGCGACCAACCCAGTGGCAAGGCAGCGTCAAGATCCTGGAGGAATACCGGAAGCACAAGAAGCCTGTCAAGTACGGACAGTGCTGGGTTTTCGCAGGATTGTTCACCACCGTCTTTCGCTGCATCGGGATTCCCGCAAGGTGCGTTACGAACTTCTTCTCAGCGCACGACTCGGACGACTCGATGGTCATTGATAAGTTTGTCAGTCATGACGGGGTGGACATTCGCGGTGGGGACTCTGTCTGGATCTTTCATGTGTGGAACGAGGCGTGGATGGCAAGGCCTGATCTAGACCCTGGTCTTCACGGATGGCAAGTTGTTGACGTCACTCCTCAGGAAACAAGTGAAG GTATCTACCAATGTGGCCCTGCACCGGTTGAAGCGATCAAACGAGGTTTGGTAAATCAAGGATATGAAACTAG ATTCATATTTGCGGAAATCAACGCCGACCGCGTCACGTGGATGATCGTCCCAGACAAACACCACCGCAACAACCCAGAATCAGCTGGCTACGAGCTCGTTGACCTCGAGAAGAACGCAGTCGGGAAGATGCAATGCACCAAGGCAGTTGGCTCTAATGAGATacgtgacgtcacaatggaaTATAAGCATGTGGCAG gGTCTGATGGGGAGAAAGAGATAGTCGCCAATGCTCTGGCCAAAGGAATGCAACGAGGTTTCTACGACCAGGAACCTCCTGACCACGACATCGTAATCTATCTGGACGAGCTCAACGACATTACGATCGGTGACTCTTTCGAGCTCAAGGCTCAAATCGCAAACCTTAGTGATGAAAGTAGGAAGGTCGCACTGATCATTACCCTTCACAGCACTTTGTATACAG gtGTGATAGGTCACCAGATCAAGAGGAAGAAGTTGGAACTGGAGCTAGGGCCACGTGACAACGTCCAACAGAGCTTATCAGTCCTGGTTGAAGACTATCTCGACAAATTAGAAGAACAGGGCCTTCTCACCATCTTTGCGCTCCTTACGGTGAAG GAAACGGACAAAACTATCTCAAAACGAGAGGACATCAGAGTGAAGATGCCTGACCTCACGGTCAATTCAGAGGTCACGGGGTCAGAGGTCAAATTGACCGTTGAGCTGACCAATCCATTGGACAGAGGATTGACTAACTGCATGTTTGTAATCGAAGGATCAAAGATGGTCAAGCCTTTTTCGGTTAAACAAGA CAATATCCGTGCCAAAGAATCGATCACTCGTGACATTACTTTCAGGGCAAGGAACACTGGACTCAAACCCATCTTGGTGGGATTCGAATCTGATCAACTTCGTGACGTCACTGGTCACGTGCTGATACGTGTCAGAACCCTTGAATGTTAA
- the LOC121406215 gene encoding SH3 domain-binding glutamic acid-rich-like protein 3, producing the protein MEIKKNQQYIATILSFKKIDYEVVDISVQEGAREEMGILAGNPDVRPPQLCNGDTYCGDYSAFENAVEAETLEEFLKLK; encoded by the exons ATGGAG ataaaaaagaatcaaCAGTATATAGCCACGATATTATCATTTAAGAAGATTGACTATGAGGTGGTAGACATTTCTGTTCAGGAAGGTGCGAGAGAGGAGATGGGGATATTAGCTGGCAATCCTGATGTCCGTCCACCACAGCTCTGCAACGGAGATACTTATTGCGGG GACTATAGTGCTTTTGAAAATGCTGTTGAAGCAGAGACGCTTGAAGAATTCCTGAAACTGAAGTGA